The following are encoded together in the Bacteroidales bacterium genome:
- a CDS encoding response regulator: MENNENNIPEKYDWSDKKVLIAEDEVMNYLYLEEALRETGITVVWCKNGHDAVEKITIDKVKFDIILMDIKMPKMNGYDATEIIKKYNPDIPVIIQTAFAMPEERKKGFEVGGCEYLEKPIRQNTLLTVLNKFIK; this comes from the coding sequence ATGGAAAACAACGAAAATAATATCCCGGAAAAATATGATTGGTCTGACAAAAAAGTTTTAATAGCAGAAGATGAAGTAATGAATTATCTTTATTTGGAAGAAGCACTCAGAGAAACAGGAATAACAGTTGTATGGTGCAAAAACGGGCATGATGCCGTAGAAAAAATAACCATTGATAAAGTTAAGTTTGATATTATATTAATGGACATTAAAATGCCTAAAATGAACGGGTATGATGCCACCGAAATTATAAAAAAATATAATCCCGATATTCCGGTTATAATACAAACTGCTTTTGCAATGCCCGAAGAACGTAAAAAGGGATTTGAAGTAGGAGGCTGTGAATATCTTGAAAAACCGATTCGACAAAACACCTTATTAACGGTTCTCAATAAATTTATAAAATAA